The window CCTCCCTCCCGCGCTAAATGCTCAATCCGCTGCCGTGCCTGCGATCGCACAAAAAAAGGAATATTTTGTAATTTAACTTTCGCTTCAGGAGTCCATCGGAGGGCATCGGTTAGATCTGACTCACGCATATGGGTCTTCCTTAGGTTTGTGTTTCACTTCTATCATTCCAAACTTCATTCCCACATAAAAGCACAGGTTGCTTAAATACAAAAAAAGCTCCTGCGTTAAAGCAGGAGCCTGAAATTATTTACCTAATAGTTCAGACAAATTCGCTAGAAAAAGTCTTAGTCAAGGTTAGGCATAGAGAGTACGGGTTCGGTGTCACGGTTGATGCCGCGTTCAAAACCAGCCGCAGCAGCCCGTGCTCGACCTGCGTGCCACAGGTGACCGACTAGGAAGAAGAAACCGAGCACGAAGTGAGAAGTTGACAACCAAGCGCGAGGAGACACGAAGTTAACAGAGTTAATTTCGGTTGCCACACCACCTACAGAGTTCAAAGAACCTAAAGGAGCGTGCGTCATGTACTCAGCCGCGCGGCGCACTTGCCAAGGTTGAATGTCGTTCTTGATTTTGTTGAGATCCAAGCCGTTAGGTCCACGCAGAGGCTCCAACCAAGGACCACGGAAGTCCCAGAAGCGCATGGTTTCACCACCAAAGATGATTTCACCAGTAGGGGAGCGCATCAGGTACTTACCAAGGCCTGTAGGACCTTGAGCAGAACCAACGTTTGCACCCAAGCGCTGGTCACGAATCAAGAAGGTCATTGCTTGCGCTTGGGACGCTTCAGGACCTGTAGGACCGAAGAATTCGCTGGGGTAAGCAGTGTTGTTGTACCAAACAAAGCAAGAAGCAATGAAGCCCATCAGGGACAGAGCACCCAAACTGTAGGAGAGGTAAGCCTCACCTGACCAGATGAAAGCGCGACGAGCCCAAGCAAAAGGCTTAGTGAGAATGTGGAAGATACCACCGAAAATGCAGACCAGGCCGACCCAAATATGACCACCGACGATGTCTTCTAAGTTGTCAACGCTGACAATCCAGCCATCGCCACCGAAA of the Trichocoleus desertorum ATA4-8-CV12 genome contains:
- a CDS encoding PCP reductase family protein; the encoded protein is MRESDLTDALRWTPEAKVKLQNIPFFVRSQARQRIEHLAREGGLDTVTAELVEQARLEFGQ
- the psbC gene encoding photosystem II reaction center protein CP43; translation: MVTLSNPVVAGSGRDQESSGFAWWAGNARLISLSGKLLGAHVAHQGLIVFWAGAMTLFEVAHFVPEKPMYEQGLILLPHLAAQGWGVGPGGEVINTFPYFVVGVLHLISSAVLGLGGIYHAVRGPETLEEYSSFFGYDWKDKNKMTTIIGIHLILLGGGALLLVAKAMFFGGLYDTWAPGGGDVRVVTNPTLNPATIFGYLLKSPFGGDGWIVSVDNLEDIVGGHIWVGLVCIFGGIFHILTKPFAWARRAFIWSGEAYLSYSLGALSLMGFIASCFVWYNNTAYPSEFFGPTGPEASQAQAMTFLIRDQRLGANVGSAQGPTGLGKYLMRSPTGEIIFGGETMRFWDFRGPWLEPLRGPNGLDLNKIKNDIQPWQVRRAAEYMTHAPLGSLNSVGGVATEINSVNFVSPRAWLSTSHFVLGFFFLVGHLWHAGRARAAAAGFERGINRDTEPVLSMPNLD